In Astatotilapia calliptera chromosome 23, fAstCal1.2, whole genome shotgun sequence, a genomic segment contains:
- the rpgrb gene encoding retinitis pigmentosa GTPase regulator b isoform X8 produces MAGEAEDDIPESGAVFTFGKSKFADNIPSKFWLKNDIPLRIACGDEHTALITENGKLFLFGSNNWGQLGLGSKVTVNKPTCVKALKSEKVQLVACGRNHTLICTAQGKVYASGGNSEGQLGLGDCDERTSFKRLDFFDSQGPIKMLAAGSNTSAALTASGKLFMWGDNTEGQIGLGKESQVSSPQEVSVGRPISWVSCGYYHSALVTVDGALYTFGERDSGKLGLGTHQLPGHRVPQLVKSIKEPVTQVACGGGHTVALAEGSVYTFGLGQFGQLGHGTFIFESRVPRLVEHFKKGRACQVACGENHTAVITEDGLLYTFGDGRHGKLGLGEENFTNQFKPTLCLRFLKYNVQGAMCGGCHMVVLARPRARGTGEVTLEDDDVTENFLEKPYVELLGNTVDSSTLQRSLSARVRRRERERSPDQFGTMFRTLPAMTPGNLLPPLTASSQTIPPRLAPPEVIHGKVLNGTYQHRNEESTHQELAGGETDSVVESLTDTDSVRGLGETRDFLNMTHVMKIDPSDKTLTLSPVQKRKGKNGKAIKEQSQRKQRKLSKQSSFSSTSLSCKSEAASPLRALPTELLRSRSTRTQGPQRHQRHQKSNQNKDLTKGFAETWTKGEEQGQEEEEGEEEDDKVDDDDELEEDEEENDTLLSSTEKPVEETQTQRGERRACA; encoded by the exons ATGGCAGGCGAAGCTGAAGATGACATTCCGG AATCGGGGGCAGTTTTCACTTTTGGAAAGAGCAAGTTCGCTGACAACATTCCAAGTAAATTTTGGCTTAAAAATGACATCCCACTCAGAATAGCGTGCGGCGATGAGCACACCGCCTTAATAACAG AAAATGGGAAGCTCTTCCTGTTTGGTAGCAACAACTGGGGCCAGCTCGGCCTTGGCTCCAAAGTGACTGTCAACAAACCCACCTGTGTCAAAG CCCTGAAGTCTGAGAAAGTTCAACTGGTGGCTTGCGGGAGAAACCACACGCTTATCTGCACAG CCCAAGGGAAGGTGTATGCCTCAGGTGGGAACAGCGAGGGTCAGCTGGGGCTTGGAGACTGTGATGAGAGGACTTCTTTCAAGAGACTTGATTTTTTTGATTCACAAGGACCAATCAAGATGCTTGCTGCGGGTTCGAACACCTCAGCAGCTCTCACCG CGAGTGGTAAACTCTTTATGTGGGGTGATAACACAGAGGGTCAGATTGGTTTGGGTAAGGAGAGTCAGGTGTCATCACCCCAGGAAGTCAGTGTAGGCCGACCAATCAGCTGGGTCTCCTGCGGGTACTACCATTCAGCTTTAGTGACAG TGGATGGCGCTCTGTACACATTTGGCGAGCGGGACAGCGGAAAACTGGGTTTGGGCACCCACCAGCTTCCAGGGCACCGAGTGCCTCAGCTGGTGAAGAGCATCAAGGAGCCAGTGACGCAGGTGGCCTGTGGGGGTGGACATACAGTGGCACTCGCAG AGGGAAGTGTGTACACGTTCGGCCTCGGTCAGTTCGGACAGCTCGGCCATGGGACATTCATCTTTGAGTCCCGGGTGCCGCGTTTGGTTGAGCACTTCAAGAAGGGACGAGCCTGTCAGGTGGCCTGTGGAGAAAACCACACCGCTGTCATTACAG aagacGGGTTGCTATACACGTTTGGAGATGGCAGACATGGAAAACTTGGTCTGGGGGAAGAAAACTTCACTAACCAGTTTAAACCAACGCTGTGCCTGCGATTCTTGAAGTATAATGTTCAGGGA GCGATGTGCGGCGGATGTCACATGGTGGTGCTGGCTCGGCCGAGGGCCCGGGGAACCGGTGAGGTCACGCTGGAGGATGACGATGTGACGGAAAATTTCCTGGAGAAACCATACGTGGAACTGCTGGGTAACACAGTTGACTCATCTACGCTGCAGAGGAGCCTCTCAGCCCGGGTTCGCAGGAGGGAGAGG GAGCGATCTCCAGACCAGTTTGGCACCATGTTCCGCACGCtgcctgccatgacaccaggtAACCTCCTCCCGCCACTGACAGCCTCCAGCCAGACCATACCACCACGACTGGCTCCGCCTGAGGTGATCCACGGAAAGGTGCTCAATGGCACTTACCAGCACAGGAACGAGGAGTCGACCCACCAGG AGCTGGCAGGTGGGGAGACAGACAGTGTTGTGGAAAGTCTGACAGACACTGACAGCGTGAGAGGTCTTGGAGAAACCAGAGACTTCCTCAACATG ACTCATGTGATGAAGATAGACCCCAGTGATAAAACCCTCACGCTGTCTCCAGTTCAAAAG AGGAAGGGTAAGAATGGTAAGGCTATAAAAGAACAGAGtcaaagaaagcagagaaagctCTCAAAGCAGAGCAGTTTCTCTTCCACTTCGCTGTCTTGTAAGAGTGAGGCTGCCTCTCCCCTCCGGGCGTTACCCACTGAACTCCTGAGGAGTCGTAGCACTCGTACTCAGGGCCCGCAGAGACATCAGAGACATCAGAAAAGCAACCAGAACAAG GACTTGACAAAAGGGTTTGCTGAGACATGGACCAAAGGCGAGGAACAAGgtcaagaggaagaagaaggagaggaggaagatgataaggttgatgatgatgacgagttggaggaagacgaggaggagaaTGACACACTGTTGTCCTCGACAGAGAAACCAGTAGAAGAGACCCAGA CCCAAAGAGGTGAAAGAAGAGCATGTGCCTGA
- the rpgrb gene encoding retinitis pigmentosa GTPase regulator b isoform X7, which translates to MAGEAEDDIPESGAVFTFGKSKFADNIPSKFWLKNDIPLRIACGDEHTALITENGKLFLFGSNNWGQLGLGSKVTVNKPTCVKALKSEKVQLVACGRNHTLICTAQGKVYASGGNSEGQLGLGDCDERTSFKRLDFFDSQGPIKMLAAGSNTSAALTASGKLFMWGDNTEGQIGLGKESQVSSPQEVSVGRPISWVSCGYYHSALVTVDGALYTFGERDSGKLGLGTHQLPGHRVPQLVKSIKEPVTQVACGGGHTVALAEGSVYTFGLGQFGQLGHGTFIFESRVPRLVEHFKKGRACQVACGENHTAVITEDGLLYTFGDGRHGKLGLGEENFTNQFKPTLCLRFLKYNVQGAMCGGCHMVVLARPRARGTGEVTLEDDDVTENFLEKPYVELLGNTVDSSTLQRSLSARVRRRERERSPDQFGTMFRTLPAMTPGNLLPPLTASSQTIPPRLAPPEVIHGKVLNGTYQHRNEESTHQELAGGETDSVVESLTDTDSVRGLGETRDFLNMTHVMKIDPSDKTLTLSPVQKDLTKGFAETWTKGEEQGQEEEEGEEEDDKVDDDDELEEDEEENDTLLSSTEKPVEETQSCPKEVKEEHVPDGQQRAAEISEQPNIKEEKTHEYTTSANGEVDGNSKNQPGSNKKLSLFRRLSSSRPKQTNDRDQTSVQGLASGDQAIQGEPPSPAAAISAVTHQGRAPQQSGSRGPRSGACTVL; encoded by the exons ATGGCAGGCGAAGCTGAAGATGACATTCCGG AATCGGGGGCAGTTTTCACTTTTGGAAAGAGCAAGTTCGCTGACAACATTCCAAGTAAATTTTGGCTTAAAAATGACATCCCACTCAGAATAGCGTGCGGCGATGAGCACACCGCCTTAATAACAG AAAATGGGAAGCTCTTCCTGTTTGGTAGCAACAACTGGGGCCAGCTCGGCCTTGGCTCCAAAGTGACTGTCAACAAACCCACCTGTGTCAAAG CCCTGAAGTCTGAGAAAGTTCAACTGGTGGCTTGCGGGAGAAACCACACGCTTATCTGCACAG CCCAAGGGAAGGTGTATGCCTCAGGTGGGAACAGCGAGGGTCAGCTGGGGCTTGGAGACTGTGATGAGAGGACTTCTTTCAAGAGACTTGATTTTTTTGATTCACAAGGACCAATCAAGATGCTTGCTGCGGGTTCGAACACCTCAGCAGCTCTCACCG CGAGTGGTAAACTCTTTATGTGGGGTGATAACACAGAGGGTCAGATTGGTTTGGGTAAGGAGAGTCAGGTGTCATCACCCCAGGAAGTCAGTGTAGGCCGACCAATCAGCTGGGTCTCCTGCGGGTACTACCATTCAGCTTTAGTGACAG TGGATGGCGCTCTGTACACATTTGGCGAGCGGGACAGCGGAAAACTGGGTTTGGGCACCCACCAGCTTCCAGGGCACCGAGTGCCTCAGCTGGTGAAGAGCATCAAGGAGCCAGTGACGCAGGTGGCCTGTGGGGGTGGACATACAGTGGCACTCGCAG AGGGAAGTGTGTACACGTTCGGCCTCGGTCAGTTCGGACAGCTCGGCCATGGGACATTCATCTTTGAGTCCCGGGTGCCGCGTTTGGTTGAGCACTTCAAGAAGGGACGAGCCTGTCAGGTGGCCTGTGGAGAAAACCACACCGCTGTCATTACAG aagacGGGTTGCTATACACGTTTGGAGATGGCAGACATGGAAAACTTGGTCTGGGGGAAGAAAACTTCACTAACCAGTTTAAACCAACGCTGTGCCTGCGATTCTTGAAGTATAATGTTCAGGGA GCGATGTGCGGCGGATGTCACATGGTGGTGCTGGCTCGGCCGAGGGCCCGGGGAACCGGTGAGGTCACGCTGGAGGATGACGATGTGACGGAAAATTTCCTGGAGAAACCATACGTGGAACTGCTGGGTAACACAGTTGACTCATCTACGCTGCAGAGGAGCCTCTCAGCCCGGGTTCGCAGGAGGGAGAGG GAGCGATCTCCAGACCAGTTTGGCACCATGTTCCGCACGCtgcctgccatgacaccaggtAACCTCCTCCCGCCACTGACAGCCTCCAGCCAGACCATACCACCACGACTGGCTCCGCCTGAGGTGATCCACGGAAAGGTGCTCAATGGCACTTACCAGCACAGGAACGAGGAGTCGACCCACCAGG AGCTGGCAGGTGGGGAGACAGACAGTGTTGTGGAAAGTCTGACAGACACTGACAGCGTGAGAGGTCTTGGAGAAACCAGAGACTTCCTCAACATG ACTCATGTGATGAAGATAGACCCCAGTGATAAAACCCTCACGCTGTCTCCAGTTCAAAAG GACTTGACAAAAGGGTTTGCTGAGACATGGACCAAAGGCGAGGAACAAGgtcaagaggaagaagaaggagaggaggaagatgataaggttgatgatgatgacgagttggaggaagacgaggaggagaaTGACACACTGTTGTCCTCGACAGAGAAACCAGTAGAAGAGACCCAGAGTTGT CCCAAAGAGGTGAAAGAAGAGCATGTGCCTGATGGACAGCAAAGAG CAGCTGAAATCAGTGAGCAGCCCAATatcaaagaagaaaagacaCATGAATATACCACATCAGCCAACGGGGAGGTAGATGGAAACTCCAAAAACCAGCCGGGCTCCAACAAAAAG CTCTCGCTCTTTAGACGACTTTCGTCCTCCAGGCCCAAGCAGACAAATGACAGAGATCAAACCTCAGTGCAGGGCCTTGCCAGCGGAGACCAAGCTATCCAGGGAGAACCTCCATCTCCGGCTGCTGCCATCAGTGCTGTGACTCACCAAGGTCGAGCTCCGCAGCAGTCTGGCTCCAGAGGACCTCGCTCTGGAGCCTGCACTGTGCTATAA
- the rpgrb gene encoding retinitis pigmentosa GTPase regulator b isoform X6: MAGEAEDDIPESGAVFTFGKSKFADNIPSKFWLKNDIPLRIACGDEHTALITENGKLFLFGSNNWGQLGLGSKVTVNKPTCVKALKSEKVQLVACGRNHTLICTAQGKVYASGGNSEGQLGLGDCDERTSFKRLDFFDSQGPIKMLAAGSNTSAALTASGKLFMWGDNTEGQIGLGKESQVSSPQEVSVGRPISWVSCGYYHSALVTVDGALYTFGERDSGKLGLGTHQLPGHRVPQLVKSIKEPVTQVACGGGHTVALAEGSVYTFGLGQFGQLGHGTFIFESRVPRLVEHFKKGRACQVACGENHTAVITEDGLLYTFGDGRHGKLGLGEENFTNQFKPTLCLRFLKYNVQGAMCGGCHMVVLARPRARGTGEVTLEDDDVTENFLEKPYVELLGNTVDSSTLQRSLSARVRRRERERSPDQFGTMFRTLPAMTPGNLLPPLTASSQTIPPRLAPPEVIHGKVLNGTYQHRNEESTHQELAGGETDSVVESLTDTDSVRGLGETRDFLNMTHVMKIDPSDKTLTLSPVQKRKGKNGKAIKEQSQRKQRKLSKQSSFSSTSLSCKSEAASPLRALPTELLRSRSTRTQGPQRHQRHQKSNQNKDLTKGFAETWTKGEEQGQEEEEGEEEDDKVDDDDELEEDEEENDTLLSSTEKPVEETQSCPKEVKEEHVPDGQQRAEISEQPNIKEEKTHEYTTSANGEVDGNSKNQPGSNKKLSLFRRLSSSRPKQTNDRDQTSVQGLASGDQAIQGEPPSPAAAISAVTHQGRAPQQSGSRGPRSGACTVL; the protein is encoded by the exons ATGGCAGGCGAAGCTGAAGATGACATTCCGG AATCGGGGGCAGTTTTCACTTTTGGAAAGAGCAAGTTCGCTGACAACATTCCAAGTAAATTTTGGCTTAAAAATGACATCCCACTCAGAATAGCGTGCGGCGATGAGCACACCGCCTTAATAACAG AAAATGGGAAGCTCTTCCTGTTTGGTAGCAACAACTGGGGCCAGCTCGGCCTTGGCTCCAAAGTGACTGTCAACAAACCCACCTGTGTCAAAG CCCTGAAGTCTGAGAAAGTTCAACTGGTGGCTTGCGGGAGAAACCACACGCTTATCTGCACAG CCCAAGGGAAGGTGTATGCCTCAGGTGGGAACAGCGAGGGTCAGCTGGGGCTTGGAGACTGTGATGAGAGGACTTCTTTCAAGAGACTTGATTTTTTTGATTCACAAGGACCAATCAAGATGCTTGCTGCGGGTTCGAACACCTCAGCAGCTCTCACCG CGAGTGGTAAACTCTTTATGTGGGGTGATAACACAGAGGGTCAGATTGGTTTGGGTAAGGAGAGTCAGGTGTCATCACCCCAGGAAGTCAGTGTAGGCCGACCAATCAGCTGGGTCTCCTGCGGGTACTACCATTCAGCTTTAGTGACAG TGGATGGCGCTCTGTACACATTTGGCGAGCGGGACAGCGGAAAACTGGGTTTGGGCACCCACCAGCTTCCAGGGCACCGAGTGCCTCAGCTGGTGAAGAGCATCAAGGAGCCAGTGACGCAGGTGGCCTGTGGGGGTGGACATACAGTGGCACTCGCAG AGGGAAGTGTGTACACGTTCGGCCTCGGTCAGTTCGGACAGCTCGGCCATGGGACATTCATCTTTGAGTCCCGGGTGCCGCGTTTGGTTGAGCACTTCAAGAAGGGACGAGCCTGTCAGGTGGCCTGTGGAGAAAACCACACCGCTGTCATTACAG aagacGGGTTGCTATACACGTTTGGAGATGGCAGACATGGAAAACTTGGTCTGGGGGAAGAAAACTTCACTAACCAGTTTAAACCAACGCTGTGCCTGCGATTCTTGAAGTATAATGTTCAGGGA GCGATGTGCGGCGGATGTCACATGGTGGTGCTGGCTCGGCCGAGGGCCCGGGGAACCGGTGAGGTCACGCTGGAGGATGACGATGTGACGGAAAATTTCCTGGAGAAACCATACGTGGAACTGCTGGGTAACACAGTTGACTCATCTACGCTGCAGAGGAGCCTCTCAGCCCGGGTTCGCAGGAGGGAGAGG GAGCGATCTCCAGACCAGTTTGGCACCATGTTCCGCACGCtgcctgccatgacaccaggtAACCTCCTCCCGCCACTGACAGCCTCCAGCCAGACCATACCACCACGACTGGCTCCGCCTGAGGTGATCCACGGAAAGGTGCTCAATGGCACTTACCAGCACAGGAACGAGGAGTCGACCCACCAGG AGCTGGCAGGTGGGGAGACAGACAGTGTTGTGGAAAGTCTGACAGACACTGACAGCGTGAGAGGTCTTGGAGAAACCAGAGACTTCCTCAACATG ACTCATGTGATGAAGATAGACCCCAGTGATAAAACCCTCACGCTGTCTCCAGTTCAAAAG AGGAAGGGTAAGAATGGTAAGGCTATAAAAGAACAGAGtcaaagaaagcagagaaagctCTCAAAGCAGAGCAGTTTCTCTTCCACTTCGCTGTCTTGTAAGAGTGAGGCTGCCTCTCCCCTCCGGGCGTTACCCACTGAACTCCTGAGGAGTCGTAGCACTCGTACTCAGGGCCCGCAGAGACATCAGAGACATCAGAAAAGCAACCAGAACAAG GACTTGACAAAAGGGTTTGCTGAGACATGGACCAAAGGCGAGGAACAAGgtcaagaggaagaagaaggagaggaggaagatgataaggttgatgatgatgacgagttggaggaagacgaggaggagaaTGACACACTGTTGTCCTCGACAGAGAAACCAGTAGAAGAGACCCAGAGTTGT CCCAAAGAGGTGAAAGAAGAGCATGTGCCTGATGGACAGCAAAGAG CTGAAATCAGTGAGCAGCCCAATatcaaagaagaaaagacaCATGAATATACCACATCAGCCAACGGGGAGGTAGATGGAAACTCCAAAAACCAGCCGGGCTCCAACAAAAAG CTCTCGCTCTTTAGACGACTTTCGTCCTCCAGGCCCAAGCAGACAAATGACAGAGATCAAACCTCAGTGCAGGGCCTTGCCAGCGGAGACCAAGCTATCCAGGGAGAACCTCCATCTCCGGCTGCTGCCATCAGTGCTGTGACTCACCAAGGTCGAGCTCCGCAGCAGTCTGGCTCCAGAGGACCTCGCTCTGGAGCCTGCACTGTGCTATAA
- the rpgrb gene encoding retinitis pigmentosa GTPase regulator b isoform X5 translates to MAGEAEDDIPESGAVFTFGKSKFADNIPSKFWLKNDIPLRIACGDEHTALITENGKLFLFGSNNWGQLGLGSKVTVNKPTCVKALKSEKVQLVACGRNHTLICTAQGKVYASGGNSEGQLGLGDCDERTSFKRLDFFDSQGPIKMLAAGSNTSAALTASGKLFMWGDNTEGQIGLGKESQVSSPQEVSVGRPISWVSCGYYHSALVTVDGALYTFGERDSGKLGLGTHQLPGHRVPQLVKSIKEPVTQVACGGGHTVALAEGSVYTFGLGQFGQLGHGTFIFESRVPRLVEHFKKGRACQVACGENHTAVITEDGLLYTFGDGRHGKLGLGEENFTNQFKPTLCLRFLKYNVQGAMCGGCHMVVLARPRARGTGEVTLEDDDVTENFLEKPYVELLGNTVDSSTLQRSLSARVRRRERERSPDQFGTMFRTLPAMTPGNLLPPLTASSQTIPPRLAPPEVIHGKVLNGTYQHRNEESTHQELAGGETDSVVESLTDTDSVRGLGETRDFLNMTHVMKIDPSDKTLTLSPVQKRKGKNGKAIKEQSQRKQRKLSKQSSFSSTSLSCKSEAASPLRALPTELLRSRSTRTQGPQRHQRHQKSNQNKDLTKGFAETWTKGEEQGQEEEEGEEEDDKVDDDDELEEDEEENDTLLSSTEKPVEETQSCPKEVKEEHVPDGQQRAAEISEQPNIKEEKTHEYTTSANGEVDGNSKNQPGSNKKLSLFRRLSSSRPKQTNDRDQTSVQGLASGDQAIQGEPPSPAAAISAVTHQGRAPQQSGSRGPRSGACTVL, encoded by the exons ATGGCAGGCGAAGCTGAAGATGACATTCCGG AATCGGGGGCAGTTTTCACTTTTGGAAAGAGCAAGTTCGCTGACAACATTCCAAGTAAATTTTGGCTTAAAAATGACATCCCACTCAGAATAGCGTGCGGCGATGAGCACACCGCCTTAATAACAG AAAATGGGAAGCTCTTCCTGTTTGGTAGCAACAACTGGGGCCAGCTCGGCCTTGGCTCCAAAGTGACTGTCAACAAACCCACCTGTGTCAAAG CCCTGAAGTCTGAGAAAGTTCAACTGGTGGCTTGCGGGAGAAACCACACGCTTATCTGCACAG CCCAAGGGAAGGTGTATGCCTCAGGTGGGAACAGCGAGGGTCAGCTGGGGCTTGGAGACTGTGATGAGAGGACTTCTTTCAAGAGACTTGATTTTTTTGATTCACAAGGACCAATCAAGATGCTTGCTGCGGGTTCGAACACCTCAGCAGCTCTCACCG CGAGTGGTAAACTCTTTATGTGGGGTGATAACACAGAGGGTCAGATTGGTTTGGGTAAGGAGAGTCAGGTGTCATCACCCCAGGAAGTCAGTGTAGGCCGACCAATCAGCTGGGTCTCCTGCGGGTACTACCATTCAGCTTTAGTGACAG TGGATGGCGCTCTGTACACATTTGGCGAGCGGGACAGCGGAAAACTGGGTTTGGGCACCCACCAGCTTCCAGGGCACCGAGTGCCTCAGCTGGTGAAGAGCATCAAGGAGCCAGTGACGCAGGTGGCCTGTGGGGGTGGACATACAGTGGCACTCGCAG AGGGAAGTGTGTACACGTTCGGCCTCGGTCAGTTCGGACAGCTCGGCCATGGGACATTCATCTTTGAGTCCCGGGTGCCGCGTTTGGTTGAGCACTTCAAGAAGGGACGAGCCTGTCAGGTGGCCTGTGGAGAAAACCACACCGCTGTCATTACAG aagacGGGTTGCTATACACGTTTGGAGATGGCAGACATGGAAAACTTGGTCTGGGGGAAGAAAACTTCACTAACCAGTTTAAACCAACGCTGTGCCTGCGATTCTTGAAGTATAATGTTCAGGGA GCGATGTGCGGCGGATGTCACATGGTGGTGCTGGCTCGGCCGAGGGCCCGGGGAACCGGTGAGGTCACGCTGGAGGATGACGATGTGACGGAAAATTTCCTGGAGAAACCATACGTGGAACTGCTGGGTAACACAGTTGACTCATCTACGCTGCAGAGGAGCCTCTCAGCCCGGGTTCGCAGGAGGGAGAGG GAGCGATCTCCAGACCAGTTTGGCACCATGTTCCGCACGCtgcctgccatgacaccaggtAACCTCCTCCCGCCACTGACAGCCTCCAGCCAGACCATACCACCACGACTGGCTCCGCCTGAGGTGATCCACGGAAAGGTGCTCAATGGCACTTACCAGCACAGGAACGAGGAGTCGACCCACCAGG AGCTGGCAGGTGGGGAGACAGACAGTGTTGTGGAAAGTCTGACAGACACTGACAGCGTGAGAGGTCTTGGAGAAACCAGAGACTTCCTCAACATG ACTCATGTGATGAAGATAGACCCCAGTGATAAAACCCTCACGCTGTCTCCAGTTCAAAAG AGGAAGGGTAAGAATGGTAAGGCTATAAAAGAACAGAGtcaaagaaagcagagaaagctCTCAAAGCAGAGCAGTTTCTCTTCCACTTCGCTGTCTTGTAAGAGTGAGGCTGCCTCTCCCCTCCGGGCGTTACCCACTGAACTCCTGAGGAGTCGTAGCACTCGTACTCAGGGCCCGCAGAGACATCAGAGACATCAGAAAAGCAACCAGAACAAG GACTTGACAAAAGGGTTTGCTGAGACATGGACCAAAGGCGAGGAACAAGgtcaagaggaagaagaaggagaggaggaagatgataaggttgatgatgatgacgagttggaggaagacgaggaggagaaTGACACACTGTTGTCCTCGACAGAGAAACCAGTAGAAGAGACCCAGAGTTGT CCCAAAGAGGTGAAAGAAGAGCATGTGCCTGATGGACAGCAAAGAG CAGCTGAAATCAGTGAGCAGCCCAATatcaaagaagaaaagacaCATGAATATACCACATCAGCCAACGGGGAGGTAGATGGAAACTCCAAAAACCAGCCGGGCTCCAACAAAAAG CTCTCGCTCTTTAGACGACTTTCGTCCTCCAGGCCCAAGCAGACAAATGACAGAGATCAAACCTCAGTGCAGGGCCTTGCCAGCGGAGACCAAGCTATCCAGGGAGAACCTCCATCTCCGGCTGCTGCCATCAGTGCTGTGACTCACCAAGGTCGAGCTCCGCAGCAGTCTGGCTCCAGAGGACCTCGCTCTGGAGCCTGCACTGTGCTATAA